A part of Mycolicibacterium sp. TUM20985 genomic DNA contains:
- the glmS gene encoding glutamine--fructose-6-phosphate transaminase (isomerizing) — MCGIVGYVGQRPARDIVVDALRRMEYRGYDSSGVALLDGAGGMAVHRRAGRLANLEAALAEADAAGLTGNTGMGHTRWATHGRPTDRNAHPHRDAAGKIAVVHNGIIENFTALRAELEATGVEFASDTDTEVAVHLVSWQYHHGPTAGDFVGSVMAVLPRLEGHFTLVFASADDPDTIVAARRSTPLVIGVGHGEMFIGSDVAAFIEHTREAVELGQDQAVVIHADGYEIYDFHGNRDDAAARPFHIDWDLSAAEKGGYDYFMLKEIAEQPAAVADTLLGHFVDGRIVLDEQRLSDQELREIDKVFIVACGTAYHSGLLAKYAIEHWTRLPVEVEVASEFRYRDPVLDRSTLVIAISQSGETADTLEAVRHAKGQKAKVLAICNTNGSQIPRECDAVLYTRAGPEIGVASTKTFLAQIAANYLVGLALAQARGTKYPDEVAREFDELEGMPDLIAKVLACMEPVTALAHRFAQSQTVLFLGRHVGFPVALEGALKLKELAYMHAEGFAAGELKHGPIALIEDDVPVIVVMPSPKNAAILHSKLLSNIREIQARGAITIVIAEEGDDTVRPYADHLIEMPAVSTLFQPLLSTIPLQVFAAGVAQARGYDVDKPRNLAKSVTVE; from the coding sequence ATGTGCGGAATCGTCGGGTACGTCGGGCAGCGTCCGGCCCGCGACATCGTCGTCGACGCCCTCCGCCGGATGGAGTACCGCGGCTACGACTCGTCGGGGGTCGCTCTCCTGGACGGCGCGGGAGGCATGGCGGTGCACAGACGCGCCGGTCGACTCGCCAATCTCGAGGCTGCGCTCGCCGAGGCCGACGCCGCGGGTCTGACGGGCAACACCGGCATGGGCCACACCCGATGGGCCACGCACGGCAGGCCGACGGACCGCAATGCCCACCCGCATCGCGACGCGGCGGGCAAGATCGCCGTCGTCCACAACGGCATCATCGAGAACTTCACCGCGCTGCGTGCCGAGTTGGAGGCCACCGGCGTCGAGTTCGCGAGTGACACCGACACCGAGGTCGCCGTGCACCTGGTGTCCTGGCAGTACCACCACGGACCCACCGCGGGTGACTTCGTCGGCTCGGTCATGGCAGTCCTACCGCGCCTGGAGGGCCACTTCACACTGGTGTTCGCCAGCGCCGACGATCCGGACACGATCGTGGCCGCCCGCCGCTCCACGCCCCTGGTGATCGGCGTCGGGCACGGCGAGATGTTCATCGGTTCCGACGTCGCGGCGTTCATCGAGCACACCCGCGAGGCCGTCGAGCTGGGCCAGGACCAGGCGGTCGTCATCCATGCCGACGGATACGAGATCTACGACTTCCACGGCAACCGGGACGACGCCGCCGCCCGGCCCTTTCACATCGACTGGGATCTGTCCGCCGCCGAGAAGGGCGGCTACGACTACTTCATGCTCAAGGAGATCGCCGAGCAGCCCGCCGCGGTCGCCGACACCTTGCTCGGGCACTTCGTCGACGGGCGCATCGTGCTCGACGAACAGCGCCTCAGTGACCAGGAACTCCGCGAAATCGACAAGGTGTTCATCGTCGCGTGCGGTACCGCCTACCACTCGGGGCTGCTGGCCAAGTACGCGATCGAGCACTGGACGCGGCTGCCCGTCGAGGTCGAAGTCGCCAGTGAGTTCCGCTATCGCGACCCCGTGCTGGACCGCAGCACGCTGGTGATCGCCATCTCGCAGTCCGGCGAGACCGCGGACACGTTGGAGGCGGTGCGGCATGCAAAGGGGCAGAAGGCCAAGGTCCTGGCCATCTGCAACACCAACGGCAGCCAGATTCCGCGCGAGTGCGACGCGGTGCTCTACACGCGCGCCGGCCCCGAGATCGGCGTCGCCTCCACCAAGACATTCCTGGCTCAGATCGCTGCCAATTACCTGGTCGGACTGGCGCTGGCGCAGGCGCGGGGCACCAAGTACCCCGACGAGGTCGCGCGCGAATTCGACGAGCTCGAAGGCATGCCCGACCTGATCGCCAAGGTGTTGGCATGCATGGAGCCCGTGACCGCGTTGGCGCACCGCTTCGCCCAGTCCCAGACGGTGCTGTTCCTTGGCCGCCACGTCGGGTTCCCGGTCGCGCTCGAGGGCGCGCTCAAGCTGAAGGAACTGGCGTACATGCATGCCGAGGGCTTCGCGGCCGGTGAGCTCAAGCACGGGCCGATCGCCCTCATCGAGGACGACGTGCCCGTCATCGTCGTCATGCCGTCGCCGAAGAACGCCGCGATCCTGCACAGCAAGCTGTTGAGCAACATTCGCGAGATTCAGGCGCGCGGCGCGATCACCATCGTCATTGCCGAGGAGGGCGACGACACCGTCCGCCCCTACGCCGATCACCTCATCGAGATGCCGGCCGTCTCAACGCTCTTCCAGCCGCTGCTGTCGACCATTCCGCTGCAGGTCTTCGCGGCGGGGGTGGCGCAGGCGCGGGGCTACGACGTGGACAAGCCGCGCAACCTGGCGAAGTCCGTCACCGTCGAGTAG
- a CDS encoding dienelactone hydrolase family protein gives MAKTKKLFAALTRRGPHRVLRGDLAFAGLPGIVYTPDSGMNLPGVAFGHDWLASADRYAGTLEHLASWGIVAAAPHTETSFAPSVLNLAFDLGTTLDIISGVRLGPGKISVHPTKLAVAGHGFGGSAAVFAAAGMPGRLKTAVALFPTSSKPPAVQPATSLAMPGLILADPGDPMSLRSNAVELARAWKPATLRTMKNVTAGGLVEGRRLARVFKMPGADRGTQKIVRALLTGYLLHQLTGDKTYRDFSDSDLALPNAEVLDPFSDDPIDLENKVVALLKP, from the coding sequence GTGGCCAAGACGAAGAAACTCTTCGCTGCGTTGACCCGTCGGGGACCTCATCGCGTGCTCCGCGGTGACCTGGCCTTCGCCGGATTGCCGGGCATCGTGTACACCCCCGACTCGGGGATGAACCTGCCCGGCGTGGCGTTCGGTCACGACTGGCTGGCGAGCGCCGACCGCTATGCCGGGACGCTGGAGCACCTGGCGTCCTGGGGCATCGTCGCGGCCGCCCCGCACACCGAGACCAGCTTCGCGCCGTCGGTGCTCAACCTGGCCTTCGACCTGGGTACGACGCTCGACATCATCTCCGGCGTGCGACTCGGCCCGGGCAAGATCAGCGTGCACCCCACCAAGTTGGCGGTCGCGGGTCACGGTTTCGGTGGTTCGGCCGCCGTGTTCGCCGCGGCGGGCATGCCCGGCAGGCTGAAGACCGCCGTCGCCCTGTTCCCGACCTCCTCCAAACCGCCCGCCGTGCAGCCCGCGACGAGTCTGGCCATGCCGGGCCTCATCCTCGCCGATCCCGGCGATCCCATGTCGTTGCGGTCCAACGCGGTGGAGCTGGCCCGGGCCTGGAAGCCAGCGACCCTGCGCACGATGAAGAACGTGACGGCCGGTGGACTGGTCGAAGGCCGCCGCCTTGCCCGCGTATTCAAAATGCCCGGCGCCGACCGGGGCACTCAGAAGATCGTGCGCGCGCTCCTCACCGGCTACCTGCTGCACCAACTCACCGGCGACAAGACCTACCGGGACTTCTCCGACTCCGACCTGGCGCTGCCGAATGCCGAGGTCCTCGATCCGTTCTCCGACGATCCCATCGATCTGGAGAACAAGGTCGTCGCGCTGCTCAAGCCCTGA
- a CDS encoding LLM class F420-dependent oxidoreductase, with protein sequence MRTGIFLSYASGFREAADQVVELEKCGVDIALVAEAYSYDAISQLGYLAAKTSTIELGSGVVPIYSRTPTLLAMTAAGMDYVSDGRFRLGIGTSGPQVVEGFHGVPFDAPMGRTREVVEICRQVWRREKVQHDGKHYQIPLPADRGTGLGKPLKLINHPVRERIPITIAALGPQNVQLTAEIAEGWQPVFYFPERADDVWGDALRAGNAKRDPALGPLDVMVSASLAIGDDVDDRLAWAKPQLALYIGGMGARGKNFYHNLATRYGFGEVADRIQDLYLAGKKEEAIAAVPDELVRNVSLVGPSGFVKERLAAYAEAGVTTMLVHPLTGDDREAVKFCEELVALAH encoded by the coding sequence ATGCGCACCGGAATCTTCCTGAGCTATGCCAGCGGCTTCCGGGAGGCAGCCGACCAGGTCGTCGAACTCGAGAAGTGCGGTGTCGACATCGCCCTCGTCGCCGAGGCCTACTCCTACGACGCCATCAGCCAGCTGGGGTACCTCGCCGCCAAGACGTCCACCATCGAGCTGGGTTCCGGCGTCGTGCCGATCTACAGCCGGACGCCGACACTGCTGGCGATGACGGCGGCCGGGATGGACTACGTCTCCGATGGGCGGTTCCGGCTCGGCATCGGCACCTCGGGCCCGCAGGTGGTGGAGGGCTTTCACGGCGTTCCGTTCGACGCCCCGATGGGCCGCACCCGCGAGGTCGTCGAGATCTGCCGTCAGGTCTGGCGGCGCGAGAAGGTGCAGCACGACGGCAAGCACTACCAGATCCCGCTCCCCGCGGACCGCGGCACCGGACTGGGCAAGCCGCTCAAGCTCATCAATCATCCTGTCCGCGAACGTATTCCGATCACCATCGCCGCACTCGGACCTCAGAACGTGCAACTCACCGCGGAGATCGCCGAGGGGTGGCAGCCAGTGTTCTACTTCCCTGAGAGGGCCGACGACGTCTGGGGCGATGCGCTGCGCGCAGGCAATGCGAAGCGCGACCCAGCGCTGGGTCCGCTCGACGTGATGGTCTCGGCCAGCCTGGCCATCGGCGACGACGTCGACGACCGCCTGGCATGGGCGAAACCCCAACTGGCGCTGTACATCGGCGGTATGGGCGCCAGGGGCAAGAACTTCTACCACAACCTGGCCACCCGATACGGCTTCGGTGAGGTCGCCGACCGCATCCAGGACCTGTACCTCGCGGGCAAGAAGGAAGAAGCCATCGCCGCGGTGCCCGACGAGTTGGTGCGCAACGTATCGCTGGTCGGCCCAAGCGGTTTCGTCAAGGAGCGACTGGCCGCCTACGCCGAAGCCGGGGTGACCACGATGCTGGTGCATCCACTCACCGGTGACGACCGTGAAGCGGTGAAGTTCTGCGAGGAACTAGTCGCGCTGGCGCACTAG
- a CDS encoding type VII secretion target gives MDVGALLDVASRCDAVADVVEGIARDRLDRLTFGAGHAGRDYAERGEALRRAVDDVVDQMHVWGRAMREIAAALRVSGARYVDADVRGAARLG, from the coding sequence GTGGACGTCGGGGCGCTGCTCGACGTGGCCAGCAGGTGCGACGCGGTCGCCGACGTCGTCGAGGGGATCGCCAGAGACCGTCTGGACCGGCTGACCTTCGGCGCCGGCCACGCGGGCCGTGACTACGCCGAACGCGGCGAAGCGCTCCGGCGAGCCGTCGACGACGTCGTCGACCAAATGCACGTGTGGGGCCGGGCGATGCGTGAGATCGCAGCTGCGCTGAGGGTTTCCGGTGCCCGCTACGTCGACGCCGATGTGCGCGGCGCGGCTCGGCTGGGGTGA
- the glpK gene encoding glycerol kinase GlpK: MTEFVAAIDQGTTSTRAMIFDHDGAEVGRHQLEHEQILPKAGWVEHNPVEIWERTAAVLMSALNNTKLQASDLCALGITNQRETALVWNKRTGRPYYNAIVWQDTRTDRIASALDRDGRGDVIRHRAGLPPATYFSAAKVQWILENVDGVREAAERGEALFGTSDSWVVWNLTGGPRGGVHVTDVTNASRTMLMDLETLDWDDELLSFFDIPRQMLPTIVPSSSPEPYGTTLDTGPLGGEVPITGILGDQQAAMVGQVCLAPGEAKNTYGTGNFLLLNTGEKIVRSENGLLTTVCYRFGDAKPVYALEGSIAVTGSAVQWLRDQLGIISGAEHSESLARQVEDNGGVYFVPAFSGLFAPYWRSDARGAIVGLSRFNTNAHVARATLEAICYQSRDVVDAMEADSGVHLEVLKVDGGITANRLCMQIQADVLGVDVIKPQVAETTALGAAYAAGLAVGFWDDPDDLRANWQEDERWTPSWDDDQRASGYAGWQKAVQRTLDWVDVE; the protein is encoded by the coding sequence TTGACTGAGTTCGTCGCTGCGATCGACCAGGGCACCACCAGTACCCGGGCAATGATCTTCGACCACGACGGTGCCGAGGTCGGCAGACACCAGCTCGAGCACGAGCAGATCCTGCCGAAGGCGGGCTGGGTGGAGCACAACCCCGTCGAGATCTGGGAGCGGACCGCCGCGGTTCTCATGTCGGCGCTCAACAACACCAAGCTGCAGGCGAGTGACCTGTGCGCGCTCGGCATCACCAATCAGCGTGAGACGGCCCTGGTCTGGAACAAGCGGACCGGCCGGCCGTACTACAACGCCATCGTCTGGCAGGACACCCGCACCGACCGCATCGCCTCGGCGCTGGACCGCGACGGCCGTGGCGACGTGATCCGCCACCGGGCCGGTTTGCCGCCGGCGACCTACTTCTCCGCCGCGAAAGTGCAGTGGATCCTGGAGAACGTCGACGGTGTGCGCGAGGCCGCCGAGCGCGGTGAGGCACTCTTCGGCACCAGCGACAGCTGGGTGGTGTGGAATCTGACCGGCGGCCCGCGCGGCGGCGTGCACGTCACCGACGTGACCAACGCCAGCCGGACCATGCTGATGGACCTCGAGACCCTGGACTGGGACGATGAGTTGTTGTCGTTCTTCGACATTCCGCGCCAGATGCTGCCAACGATCGTGCCGTCATCCTCGCCCGAGCCCTACGGCACGACCCTGGACACCGGGCCGTTGGGTGGCGAGGTGCCGATCACCGGCATCCTCGGCGACCAGCAGGCGGCGATGGTCGGGCAGGTGTGCCTGGCACCCGGTGAGGCCAAGAACACCTACGGGACGGGAAACTTCCTGCTGCTCAACACCGGTGAGAAGATCGTCCGCTCGGAGAACGGTTTGCTCACCACCGTCTGCTACCGCTTCGGTGACGCGAAACCCGTTTATGCCCTTGAGGGTTCGATCGCCGTCACGGGCTCGGCCGTGCAGTGGCTGCGCGATCAGCTCGGCATCATCAGCGGCGCCGAGCACAGTGAGTCGCTCGCCAGGCAGGTCGAGGACAACGGCGGGGTGTACTTCGTACCCGCCTTCTCTGGCCTGTTCGCGCCCTACTGGCGGTCCGATGCCCGCGGCGCCATCGTGGGACTGTCACGGTTCAACACCAACGCCCACGTGGCGCGGGCGACGTTGGAGGCCATCTGCTATCAGAGTCGCGACGTCGTCGATGCCATGGAGGCGGACTCCGGTGTGCACCTCGAGGTGTTGAAGGTGGACGGCGGGATCACCGCGAACAGGCTGTGCATGCAGATCCAGGCCGACGTTCTCGGTGTCGACGTGATCAAGCCACAGGTGGCCGAGACGACGGCCCTCGGCGCCGCGTACGCGGCGGGGCTGGCGGTCGGCTTCTGGGACGACCCCGACGATCTGCGGGCCAATTGGCAGGAGGACGAGCGCTGGACGCCGTCCTGGGACGACGACCAGCGGGCGTCCGGTTATGCGGGCTGGCAGAAGGCGGTGCAGCGCACACTCGACTGGGTCGACGTCGAATAG
- the glmM gene encoding phosphoglucosamine mutase → MGRLFGTDGVRGVANTDLTAELALALGSAAARRLGTSGSQRRVAVVGRDPRASGEMLEAAVIAGITSEGVDVLRVGVLPTPAVAHLTGVYRAEFGVMISASHNPMPDNGIKIFGPGGHKLDDAAEDRIEELLGAGPGHRPVGAGIGRVLDAGDALERYLRHVATAAPAPLDGVTVVVDCAHGAASIAAPLAYRAAGAKVIAINAEPNGLNINDGCGSTHMDVLQHAVLTHGADLGLAHDGDADRCLAVDAGGQVVDGDAIMVILALAMRDAGELASNTLVATVMSNLGLHIAMRDEGIEVRTTAVGDRYVLEELRAGAYSLGGEQSGHIVMPSLGTTGDGIATGLRLMARMAQTRSTLAVLAAPMRTLPQVLINVEVADKATVAEAPSVQSAVAEAEAELGDTGRILLRPSGTEQVVRVMVEAADEDTARLLASRVADSVSEQR, encoded by the coding sequence ATGGGTCGACTGTTTGGCACCGATGGTGTGCGCGGTGTCGCCAACACCGATCTGACCGCCGAGTTGGCCCTCGCGCTCGGCTCGGCCGCGGCGCGTCGACTGGGCACCTCCGGCAGTCAGCGCCGAGTGGCCGTCGTCGGGCGTGATCCGCGGGCCAGCGGCGAGATGCTCGAAGCTGCGGTCATCGCCGGTATCACCAGTGAGGGCGTCGACGTTCTGCGAGTGGGGGTCCTACCGACCCCGGCCGTCGCGCATCTGACCGGCGTCTACCGCGCCGAGTTCGGCGTGATGATCTCGGCGTCGCACAATCCGATGCCGGACAACGGCATCAAGATCTTCGGACCCGGCGGCCACAAGCTCGACGACGCTGCCGAGGACCGCATCGAAGAACTCCTCGGCGCCGGACCCGGCCACCGACCGGTCGGCGCGGGCATCGGCCGGGTGCTCGACGCCGGCGACGCGCTCGAGCGCTACCTCCGGCACGTGGCCACGGCCGCCCCCGCACCGCTCGACGGAGTGACCGTCGTCGTGGACTGCGCGCACGGTGCTGCGTCGATCGCGGCGCCCCTGGCCTACCGCGCCGCCGGCGCCAAGGTCATTGCGATCAACGCAGAACCCAACGGGCTCAACATCAATGACGGCTGCGGGTCGACGCACATGGACGTTCTGCAGCACGCCGTGCTGACCCATGGCGCAGATCTGGGCCTGGCTCACGACGGTGACGCCGACCGCTGCCTCGCCGTCGACGCCGGGGGACAGGTCGTCGACGGCGACGCCATCATGGTCATCCTCGCGCTGGCCATGCGCGATGCCGGAGAGCTGGCGTCGAACACCCTGGTCGCCACCGTGATGAGCAATCTGGGTCTGCACATCGCGATGCGGGACGAGGGTATCGAGGTCCGGACCACCGCCGTCGGCGACAGGTACGTGCTGGAAGAGCTTCGCGCCGGGGCGTATTCACTCGGCGGGGAACAGTCCGGCCACATCGTGATGCCCTCGCTCGGGACGACCGGCGACGGGATCGCCACCGGACTGCGCCTGATGGCACGCATGGCCCAGACCCGCTCGACGCTGGCGGTCTTGGCCGCGCCCATGCGGACACTCCCCCAGGTGCTGATCAACGTCGAGGTGGCGGACAAGGCCACCGTCGCCGAGGCGCCGTCGGTGCAGTCCGCGGTGGCCGAGGCGGAGGCGGAACTCGGTGACACCGGTCGAATTCTGTTGCGGCCCTCCGGAACCGAACAGGTGGTTCGGGTCATGGTCGAGGCCGCCGATGAGGACACCGCACGACTGCTCGCCTCGCGCGTCGCGGATTCGGTGAGCGAACAACGATAG
- the rpsI gene encoding 30S ribosomal protein S9, with protein sequence MTETTDVTETTDVTEPTEIDEAEIAAPEGAETVDVVETAAEDEAPAREPLLLDRPVQTVGRRKEAVVRVRLTPGTGKFTLDGRSLEEYFPNKVHQQLIKAPLVLVDRLDTVDIFAHLDGGGPSGQAGALRLAIARALIIVQPEDRPPLKKAGFLTRDPRAIERKKYGLKKARKAPQYSKR encoded by the coding sequence GTGACCGAGACGACCGACGTGACCGAAACGACTGACGTGACCGAACCGACCGAGATCGACGAGGCGGAGATCGCGGCACCGGAAGGCGCCGAGACCGTGGACGTCGTCGAGACCGCAGCGGAGGACGAGGCCCCGGCCCGCGAGCCGCTGCTGCTCGACCGTCCCGTGCAGACCGTCGGCCGCCGCAAGGAGGCCGTGGTCCGGGTCCGCCTGACTCCGGGCACCGGCAAGTTCACCCTCGACGGCCGCAGCCTGGAGGAGTACTTCCCGAACAAGGTGCACCAGCAGCTCATCAAGGCGCCGCTGGTGCTCGTCGACCGGCTCGACACGGTCGACATCTTCGCCCACCTCGATGGTGGCGGCCCGTCCGGACAGGCGGGCGCGCTGCGTCTGGCCATCGCCCGCGCGCTCATCATCGTGCAGCCCGAGGACCGGCCGCCCCTGAAGAAGGCCGGCTTCCTCACGCGTGACCCGCGTGCCATCGAGCGCAAGAAGTACGGTCTGAAGAAGGCCCGCAAGGCGCCTCAGTACAGCAAGCGCTGA
- the rplM gene encoding 50S ribosomal protein L13 produces MPTYTPKAGDTTRTWHVIDATDVVLGRLAVQAATLLRGKHKPTFTPNVDGGDFVIIINADKVAIGGDKLNNKFAYRHSGYPGGLRRRTIGEMMAKNPERVVENAIVGMLPHNKLSRQVQKKLKVYAGPEHPHIAQQPVPFEIKQVAQ; encoded by the coding sequence GTGCCTACGTACACGCCGAAGGCGGGTGACACCACGCGCACGTGGCATGTCATCGACGCCACCGACGTGGTCCTCGGCCGGCTCGCCGTTCAAGCAGCAACCCTGCTGCGCGGCAAGCACAAGCCGACGTTCACGCCGAATGTCGATGGTGGCGATTTCGTCATCATCATCAACGCCGACAAGGTCGCCATCGGTGGCGACAAGTTGAACAACAAGTTCGCCTACCGCCACTCGGGTTACCCGGGCGGGCTGCGCAGGCGCACCATCGGCGAAATGATGGCCAAGAACCCGGAACGGGTCGTGGAGAACGCGATCGTCGGCATGCTGCCCCACAACAAGCTGAGCCGTCAGGTTCAGAAGAAGTTGAAGGTCTACGCAGGGCCGGAACATCCGCACATCGCCCAGCAGCCCGTTCCGTTCGAGATCAAGCAGGTGGCCCAGTGA
- a CDS encoding WXG100 family type VII secretion target, with product MDPVLSYDFHEIEFTVRQEIHQTSARFNAALDDLRAQIAPLQAVWTREAAEAYRVEQARWDRSAAALNEILISLGNAVRDGSDDVADTDRRAAGAWGF from the coding sequence ATGGATCCGGTTCTGTCATACGACTTCCACGAGATCGAGTTCACCGTCCGGCAGGAGATCCACCAGACGTCCGCGAGGTTCAATGCGGCGTTGGACGACCTGCGCGCCCAGATAGCGCCGCTGCAGGCCGTCTGGACCCGTGAAGCGGCGGAGGCCTACCGCGTCGAGCAGGCCAGATGGGATCGGTCGGCGGCCGCGTTGAACGAGATCCTGATCTCGTTGGGCAACGCGGTGCGCGACGGATCGGACGACGTGGCGGACACCGACCGGCGCGCGGCGGGGGCCTGGGGGTTCTAG
- a CDS encoding WXG100 family type VII secretion target, which produces MTSTALNTDLGLMTSVAGKIDGRNEETRAMLRTFIGQMSSVPPSVWGGVAAARFRDVVDRWNTESLALHQSLQRIAETIRLNERTLREAADQHSHRIASTDVL; this is translated from the coding sequence ATGACCAGTACAGCGTTGAACACCGATCTGGGATTGATGACGTCGGTCGCGGGCAAGATCGACGGCCGCAACGAGGAGACCAGGGCGATGCTGCGGACCTTCATCGGTCAGATGAGCAGCGTCCCGCCCTCGGTGTGGGGCGGCGTCGCAGCAGCTCGGTTCCGCGACGTCGTCGACCGGTGGAACACCGAGTCGCTCGCCCTGCATCAGTCCTTGCAACGGATCGCGGAGACCATCCGCCTCAACGAGCGGACGCTGCGCGAGGCTGCCGATCAGCACTCCCACCGAATCGCGTCGACCGACGTCCTCTAG
- a CDS encoding type VII secretion-associated protein, protein MVTTVVSEAVVVVGPGLITGPGTVDRDDAVTALECIDDDLALLEDRVVAVDDVWRDVLGSAAGGPCARMFLICPSWWPEARVDRVVAAAEWWSASVSVLTRVEVLKTAATVVEVAPDLLVVQTDGRRRVIARTGADAAALDAVVSSVEGLATVTVDVPAGVTPFGAELVGALRRRGVDVTCESDQTLVAAVRRDDAARRAEQSVRHHLTPRAAALAVAILSVAALTAAALGLGPAPDEVPAAAWLVEGRVALEVPAQWTVERVTSGPGSARVQVVSTMDRIESIHLTQSWVPEGQTLDAAAEALAKALAEQPDGIFVDFTPAGERAHRPAVTYREIRPDRHIDWTVLLDGHVRIAIGCQGAADRPGPAVPCDRAIRSAHAVTPK, encoded by the coding sequence GTGGTCACCACCGTCGTGAGCGAGGCCGTCGTCGTGGTCGGCCCGGGGCTGATCACCGGACCCGGCACGGTCGATCGCGACGACGCGGTCACGGCACTGGAATGCATCGACGACGATCTCGCGCTCCTCGAGGACCGGGTGGTCGCGGTCGACGACGTGTGGCGAGACGTCCTGGGGTCGGCAGCCGGAGGGCCGTGTGCCCGGATGTTCCTCATCTGCCCGTCGTGGTGGCCGGAGGCGCGTGTCGATCGCGTCGTCGCGGCGGCCGAGTGGTGGTCGGCGAGCGTCTCGGTGCTCACGAGGGTCGAGGTGCTGAAGACGGCCGCCACGGTGGTGGAGGTGGCGCCCGACCTGCTCGTCGTCCAGACCGACGGGCGGCGACGCGTGATCGCACGGACCGGTGCCGATGCGGCCGCCCTCGACGCGGTGGTGTCCAGCGTCGAGGGGCTGGCCACCGTGACCGTCGACGTCCCTGCGGGGGTGACACCGTTCGGTGCCGAACTCGTTGGCGCGCTGCGGCGCCGAGGCGTCGACGTGACGTGCGAGTCCGATCAGACGCTCGTCGCGGCCGTTCGTCGGGATGACGCCGCGCGTCGGGCGGAGCAGTCGGTCCGGCACCACCTGACGCCGCGGGCGGCCGCGCTCGCGGTGGCGATCCTGTCGGTGGCTGCCTTGACGGCGGCGGCCCTCGGGCTCGGACCCGCCCCCGACGAAGTCCCGGCCGCGGCGTGGCTCGTCGAGGGACGCGTCGCGCTCGAGGTGCCGGCGCAGTGGACCGTGGAGCGGGTCACCTCCGGCCCCGGTTCGGCTCGGGTGCAGGTGGTTTCGACAATGGACCGGATCGAGTCGATTCACCTGACCCAGTCCTGGGTGCCCGAGGGCCAGACGCTGGATGCCGCCGCCGAGGCACTCGCGAAGGCGCTCGCCGAGCAGCCGGACGGGATCTTCGTCGACTTCACCCCGGCCGGTGAACGCGCGCACCGTCCCGCCGTCACGTATCGGGAGATTCGTCCGGACCGGCACATCGACTGGACGGTGCTGCTCGACGGGCACGTACGGATCGCGATCGGTTGCCAGGGCGCCGCGGATCGGCCGGGCCCGGCGGTCCCGTGCGACCGGGCGATCCGGTCGGCCCATGCGGTGACGCCGAAGTGA